Within the Populus trichocarpa isolate Nisqually-1 chromosome 14, P.trichocarpa_v4.1, whole genome shotgun sequence genome, the region ATATATATAGTCATCCACATGATGTACCTCTGTTTCCTTCATTTTTTGGAATTTGATTCCGCCGATTCATTGATTCTATCGATTTTGATGTCCTACTCTACCCGCTCAGTCACGAGTATGATTTCAACAAAACTAGTCGACTCATTTCCCAAGTAGTACTCATGAAATGGTTTTTTGAagttattgaaaaaaagagaaaccaaTTCCTTTTCGAGAAGAGGAGGCTGAATGCGAGCCGTTGTTTCCCTTCAATGTCGAACATATTCTTTTATTGTCCCATTCGCTCTTTTTTTCATGGCTTGTAAACTTGACTTATTCGGTGTCACTTCAATGATGAACTTGTATTGGCAAAGAAATGTCTTGGCCAAATCTTTTCACTTCTTGATCTTACTCGTATCTAGACTTATATACCACTAAAAAGGCAACAcctttcaaacttttatggaaAAATGGATAAGGAGCTTGTCATCATTGATCATCTCCGTCATTTTACTGCAGTAAATTTTCAAATGGGTTTTAGGGCATTTAACTTTGTTATACTTTGCAAACTTTGACACCTTAAATTTTCGTGGCATGACCATGTCTGACACTAGACACATCTTAGAAGcttttataaaatcatataagtccattcccttattttttttctaaatgttttttgattGCCAAGAGCTTTGAGAAAGTTTCGTGAAGTTCATAATTGTATAAAAGGAGTCAAAATGGTGGTTGCGGTGTGTTAAGGCACTTCTTCGATGGTCCTCGTTAGCTTCTTAGCCTCCGACTCTTCCATAGGCTTTTCCTTTTCCCTGACAACATGTCTAATGTGGGGGGAATCTAGCTTGTTGATAGGGCTGCAGTACCAAAAAAAGATAAGGGGCTTTTGGGAACTAAACATCAGGGAATCCTTCTTTAATCGATCCAGTGTGGACTATGGCTTCTTGTTGAGTAGCTCTTGCTAGGTGTGGATGAAAGTCTAGAGGTACATCCGGAGATTCAGGAATAATGAGAATATGTTGCGAGGCGTGCATTCCTATGGTATTTTCTCTATTAGAAGCCTTTCACCTATTATGAATACTTTGTTCAAGCAAACTACTTAGCTTAACTATCTCGCTTTTCATTAGTTTCATctctttttggtgtttttgctCAAGCAAAGCTCTCCCCTCGTTCTCCATTTTCATTCTTAGCTAGATATTGTATGTTTGCAGAGGAAGTTCAACATTTCTAAGACCTATGTTtctaattttgtaaaaataaaagaaaaacacaagtgcataaaataataaaaactcaattggGTAGTAGCCTTCAACGAGGGTGACAAAGGTCATGATGAAGAGTTTGATAACCTTGTTGATATCCTAAATTCTTAGGGGAATTATTTCCTCCAAAGATTAGGACATTTTTGCAATCCTTTTTATAGAGGGTGGCTCTTGTCTGAGTTGATCATGACTTATGCTCCAGACTAATCTCTTTTGGGGATTTGGGATGAGAGTGTTTTAGGGTATTTCAGCTCGACATGAGTGATCTTGCTATGTGCCTCGGTCATCTTTGTATTGTTtcagaattattattttgaatgttaGCAAGGCTACAAGTAGCTTAAAGAATGCTCAAGAGTAAATCATTTGATTCATTCAGAACAATTCAACACATTGTTGGTATATTTGAGAAGAAAAGCTCATGAGTCAATTGAGGGAATGGACTAATATGAAAAGCCTATGTGAAGATTCAAAGTGTTGGAGTTTGCAAAGTATATAGGAGTTAAATACCCTAAAACTCGTCTAAAAATTTATTGCAGTAAAATAACACAGGTGATCAATGATTATAagctttttattcattttttccaTGAAAGCTTGAAAGGTGTTGTCTTTTCATGGTATATAAGttcaaatgaaaattaaaataaagaagtgAAAAGATTTGGTTGAAGCATTTATTTGCTAATACAAGTTCAACATTGAAGTAGCACCTGATAAGTTAAGTTTACaagccatgaaaaaaaaaagtaaagttgACAGTAAAAGAATACGTCCAACATTGGAGGGAAATAACGGCTCGCATTTAGCCTCATCTTCTAGAAAAAAGaactaaatttttcaaaaactttaaaagctcattttatGAGCACTTTTTTGGGAAATGGGTATGCTAGTTTTATTGAAATCGTATTTGTGGCTAGTGAGTTGAGCAGACTATTAAAACTGGTAAAATCAGTGAATTAGCGATATCTAGatccaaaaaagagagaatttcaacaaaaaaagaagaagaaacagaattACATCATGTGGATGACTATATATATCATCCAAAAAGgtagaaaaacaatcaaggcAGGTCTTTTTGTCCACGCTTCATTTAAAGTAGCATGTTCAACTTTATCCCTGCATCATATTTCACCTAGTTCCTCGCCATCATCCTTGCAGGTCCAATATCCAAATTTCACAAGTGATAATTAGGCTTTATTACCAGGTCCAAGTCCCAAATCACTGCCTTAAATTACAAtagtattttatctttaataactCATGCATATACTAGTTTAGGCAAATTCCTAGCGTGTAAGATCATTAAGTacctttatcattaaaaaaaaaaaaaaacaatgcagttTATCTTAGGTATAATGTAtagtgattgttattttttttatcacataatcAGCTCCTTATCAAAAACCTTTAATAGACTAATTATGATTTTCTAGTTACCATAAAACTATATGTgagtttctttatatatttttattccttttacatGTAGTTTTCTTGGCAATCTTCAGTATGAAACCACAAAATGTTACTTGGATGATATGTTTGAATTATGGTGTCACAGTATCTCATTTTTCCTGGCATATAATATGCAGATTGTGCGAAGCATGACCCAGAGGTGACTGAAGATGCTGAGAAGAACTTTGCAGAGCTACTGAAAGAGGAATTGCAGCTGCGGGAAACTGAAGCACTAGAGAATCAGCGGCGAGCTGATATAGTTCTGCTTGAGGCTAAGAAGATGACATCCCAGTATCAAAAGGAAGCTGACAAATGCAATTCAGGGATGGAAACCTGTGAAGAAGCAAGGGAGAAATCTGAAGCCGCATTAGTAGCACAAAAGAAATTGACAGCAATGTGGGAGCTGAGGGCGCGTCAGAGAGGATGGAAAGATGAGGTTGCCAAGTCCCATACCCACTCTCAGGGGAATGTTCAATCCACGTAAAAGACCTGCCATGGCCCCGCAAAAcctatacctttttttttcttggtgctATGGTATGATATTCGGAACAAAAAATTCACAAGTTCCACAGCATTTATacgaatatgatttatatttgggatTCTAATACTCAAGCATACCGTTATTAAGGAGCCTTTTGAAACAATCAAGCTGCATAAAAAGGCCCAAAGTGGATTTTCTGTTATTTCTTTTAGTAAAATGTTTTACTTGTAAAACTCTAGAAGTagagattgattgattgattttagtGAGAAAAATGGGAGATAATATGTCTGCAAGTGGTCTACCTGCTACCGCTGTGGTTTTactatttatcaaatatatattttttgttctagGAATATATTAACTATTCTACCTGCTACTGCAGTTGGCTTGGTCATCAAGCTATTCCCGCAGAAACTAGGTGAGATTTCAAGCCGATCATTACAGTTTTCAAGTACATGCTCTGTGTTATAGGAATACCATGCTTGATGCTATCTATTGATCAATAAATCCATGCAACAGAGCAGCTACCTGGTATGTCTTCCAAGTTTTGTTTTAGCTTCGTGCGATCTTTGCTGTTGCTTTCGGATGATGCTAGCCCGACCGAGCAAGAACGTGAATGGCATCCtcgttttattttgattagatTAGTTCCTGTGATGCCTAGATTTTGGATACCTAGAGGTCCTAGATCGTGTAGCCTgagcaatttttatttaagctCGTTGTACAAGAGGGGCTCTTTGTGCAAATCTATAGGGTAGACGGGTGCCATCTCTTTCGAACACTCATTTTAGTCCTCAACTTCCAATTCGGATTCGACCTTACGTCTCATTTGAAATTtaagcctttattttattattattattattattttaagcacGCTAATGTCAGCTAACAATAAACTAGGAGTTAatagctctttcttttttaaacaattaacgTAGGAATTGATAGCTGATTAGCCTATTGATGTTTTAGTGTCTGCATGCAAGTGGGCTCTGTTTATGCCCAGCCTAAAGCACTAGTAAAAGGATCGGGTCCTGGTTATCTCACTCAGTCATGGCCTACTTCAAAGATAGAAACTGGTTAATATAATTCGTGTGGAACTGTGTAGATGGATAATATAAGGATCGTCATGACTCGTTCATCTTAGTCAGTGGTACGATGGTATCCCTGCTACAAGACCAGACTAATCCTCTTCAGCTCGAGCAATCACCCACCTTAACACGACGAACTACAGCCTAgtattaatgtttttctttctttcaagataTCTCAAGTTCAAATCTCTTCTAcacatcaaaaaaagaaaacattgtagcCGAATTCCCAAGCTTAGAGTTTGTTTAGTATCGTCAAGCTATGGTGTGTTGTACTGCACTATATATGATCAGAAAGTTACATTTATAGTCGTTTGATGACCGAACGTTGTATTACATGAAAAAAGACATTGCACTTCCGGGAAAGTTTCTTATAGTAATTTGTTTACAAGAATCCTTAGGTGTTACAAGCTCAAGTATTTCTAGCATTGGTTAGCATCGGAAAAGGCGAGGAATCAGAAGCAGAAGATCAGCAAGATCAGAAGCAAGCTCAACAAGAAGAGTTTATGGATGTGGAAGAAGGTAATAGTAATGGAATTACAATTAAAGAAGGCAAATTAAGGAATATGGCTACCTTCGAATACATTGGATGAAAGCTATGCATATAACATTCATTTGTCAAGAAAAAGACATTGTCATTTTGATTGAAAGTGGTGGTATAAATAGCTTCATTGATGTACAAGTTATTAAAGAGATAAATGCTTCTATTGAGAAGACCACTATGCTTGCTGTAATGAAATGTAACAACTTCCCaaattcatatagtttatgtaaGGGTACGAGTTTGGTGggttatacttttttttaattaaacttaactttttttatagtctatttttttctcatatagttaaaaaaaaatttagagaaaagtCGTGttataaactttataaagtaataaaaattaaagggtgtgAGGAAACCATTGTTTACCCACATATATTGCACTGTGAATGACAATAgtaattcacaatgttttgctttttttcttttttctttatgtttttgaatttttgtcatgattttttttcaaatttgtttttgtcgatttcat harbors:
- the LOC7468514 gene encoding uncharacterized protein LOC7468514, which gives rise to MATKQQQAAVVGLGLMAVCIAGYILGPPLYWHLKEGFVAVARSSPNCSPCLCDCSSQPLLSIPQGLSNASFTDCAKHDPEVTEDAEKNFAELLKEELQLRETEALENQRRADIVLLEAKKMTSQYQKEADKCNSGMETCEEAREKSEAALVAQKKLTAMWELRARQRGWKDEVAKSHTHSQGNVQST